A stretch of the Vigna radiata var. radiata cultivar VC1973A chromosome 7, Vradiata_ver6, whole genome shotgun sequence genome encodes the following:
- the LOC111242122 gene encoding uncharacterized protein LOC111242122, with amino-acid sequence MVEDIGRGLSDDDSESEQLLTPEGSEGSGSKEDDNAAKPSPCPFPKFGKQKSMVDYKWEVGTIFNDKEDFKEAIKNYVIHTGRDLKFVKNDKRKVRVQDIRNKALRKWNTKVSISKARRAKLMATNEREGDFKEQFRRIHDYGHEVLRSNPXSTVKIKVNSDNGEAIFERIYVCLDACKKSFASCRPIIFLDGCFLKGIYKGELLTAVGRDPNXQMLPIAYAVVEVENKDSWSWFLQLLIEDLGGNQICRACTWMSDQQKGLLHAIEDLLPKAEQRFCIRHLYANFRKQFSGQILKNLMWSAATSTYPQAWEREMLKMRAVNEEAYKYLIGIPPRFWSRSRFTSQASCDSLXNNISEGFNSVLIHARGKPIITLLEDIRVYLMKRWATNRMKVASMDFNVCPKIKKRLLKESKLSRYWIPSWSARRIFEVRHVSAVGNKFSVDLDARECSCRQWMISGIPCCHAVSAMQFINLQPDTFIPIWFMKSTYEETYASIIYPVNGHLLWEKTSFPDIMPPVKRKMPERPKKKRRLDPWELTKDGTQITVGGHRKKCSICRQLGHNKKICPLRPPIIEQTEPASDQPPQPQKAPSDQPPQPPEAPSDQPTQPQEAASDQSTQPPVPTQDSMTEPTPPILRKKLTIRRNVA; translated from the exons ATGGTGGAAGATATTGGAAGGGGGTTGTCTGATGATGATTCGGAGTCAGAACAGTTGTTAACTCCAGAAGGTAGTGAAGGTAGTGGTAGTAAGGAGGATGACAATGCTGCCAAACCAAGTCCATGTCCGTTTCCTAAATTTGGAAAGCAAAAGTCAATGGTAGACTACAAATGGGAAGTTGGtactatttttaatgataagGAGGATTTTAAGGAAGCAATTAAAAACTATGTTATTCATACTGGGAGGGATCTTAAGTTTGTAAAGAATGATAAGCGTAAGGTTCGG GTACAAGATATACGTAATAAAGCACTTAGGAAATGGAACACCAAGGTCTCAATTTCCAAAGCAAGAAGGGCCAAGTTAATGGCAACAAATGAACGTGAAGGAGACTTTAAAGAGCAATTTAGAAGGATTCATGACTATGGACATGAGGTCTTGAGAAGTAACCCANGTTCAACTGTTAAGATTAAAGTGAACAGTGATAATGGTGaggccatttttgaaagaatttacGTATGTTTGGATGCATGTAAGAAGAGTTTTGCAAGTTGCAGGCCCATCATATTTTTAGATGGTTGTTTTTTGAAAGGTATATATAAGGGAGAGTTGCTAACAGCAGTTGGTAGGGACCCAAATGNCCAAATGCTTCCCATAGCATATGCAGTAgttgaagttgaaaataaagatagTTGGAGTTGGTTTTTGCAATTATTGATTGAAGACCTTGGTGGTAATCAAATATGTAGAGCATGCACGTGGATGTCTGACCAACAAAAG GGGTTGCTACATGCTATTGAAGACCTTTTGCCTAAGGCAGAACAAAGATTCTGCATAAGGCACCTATATGCTAACTTTAGGAAGCAATTCAGTGGTCAAATACTGAAGAATTTGATGTGGAGTGCTGCAACAAGCACGTACCCCCAGGCTTGGGAGAGAGAGATGCTGAAGATGAGAGCAGTGAATGAGGAAGCTTATAAATACCTCATAGGTATTCCACCAAG GTTTTGGTCAAGATCTAGATTCACATCTCAAGCAAGTTGTGATAGTCTANATAACAACATCAGTGAAGGTTTCAACAGTGTCCTCATTCATGCTAGAGGAAAACCAATAATCACATTGCTGGAAGATATTAGAGTTTATTTGATGAAAAGGTGGGCCACGAACAGAATGAAGGTGGCATCTATGGATTTCAATGTTTGCCCAAAGATCAAGAAGAGATTATTAAAGGAATCTAAGTTGTCTAGATATTGGATTCCAAG CTGGTCTGCAAGGAGGATTTTTGAGGTTAGGCATGTGTCAGCTGTTGGGAACAAGTTCTCAGTGGACTTGGATGCTCGTGAATGTAGCTGTAGGCAATGGATGATCAGTGGCATCCCATGTTGCCATGCAGTATCAGCCATGCAGTTTATAAATTTACAACCAGACACTTTTATACCAATTTGGTTCATGAAATCCACATACGAAGAGACTTATGCATCCATCATTTATCCTGTGAATGGCCACCTCCTATGGGAAAAAACAAGCTTCCCTGATATAATGCCACCAGTAAAGAGGAAGATGCCTGAGAggccaaagaagaaaagaagattggaCCCATGGGAGCTAACCAAGGATGGAACCCAGATAACTGTTGGTGGGCATAGAAAGAAATGTAGCATCTGTCGTCAATTGGggcacaacaaaaaaatatgtcCTCTACGTCCACCCATCATAGAACAAACAGAACCAGCAAGTGACCAACCTCCTCAGCCACAAAAAGCACCAAGTGACCAACCTCCTCAGCCACCAGAAGCACCAAGTGACCAACCTACCCAGCCACAAGAAGCAGCAAGTGACCAATCAACTCAGCCTCCAGTACCAACACAAGATTCCATGACAGAACCAACTCCACCAATACTTAGGAAAAAGTTAACAATTAGAAGAAACGTTGCATAG